The genome window ATGTTGATGGGACTGGGAGCCTGTTATGGAACAAAGacttctctgtatgtgtgtgtgcttctgtgtgtttcATCGAGCTGTTCCGTATGCCATTGTATCCTCCTCGTATTTCTAGTGACATAACAGTATGCTAATTGTTCTTGGGTTTCAGCGCTCTAGAGCACTGATCTGGGAACAGCTttactccccccaaaaaacacaagcATAACCATTctatgaagaaaaacaacaatctGACCTTAGATAAGTACCTATGGGTTCTTTCAATCTTCTCCAGTTGAAGGAAAGGCAATATTGGCGTATCTATGACTAATACAGCTGGTTGATGTTCTCCAGTGACAGAAATTTGAGAATTTATGAGATGAAATCCAATATCCTGGAGAGTAAGTGTGGTCATTGTCATGGACTCGGGTTTGCTGACTAGACATGTAGACAGTCTTACATTTCAGAGTTGAGAAGTGAAAGGTTGTGTTGTTGGCATTATGAATCAGATACAAATGGAATCATGATATAAAGTTACAATCAGTTTCATGTTTAATGATCATGATTAGCCACAGGGATGTGTGGATGTAtttggatgtctgtgtgtgttttctttctcaGCAGGGTGACTCAATGGATTAAGTATGGGTTTGTCTCTAAAGAAGCAAGACCAAGGTCGCTATAGATGCTCTGGGGCTTGTATTCTAAGAGGACAGTGAATGTGTGTCTATCCTAGTGTGCCCTCTACtgtctgtaggcctacatgaacaCTTGCTCCACCCGCCCGGCCCCCTCTTTCCCCAGGGAAAGCCTCGTGGCCCCGTCCAGGGAAAGCAAGATGGCCTGGATTTCTTGACAGAGCTGTGGATGGTTCCTCTGCGCACAGACACCTGCAATCTCACCCCAGCTGTCCCCTGAGCACGCCACATCCTCCCGGATCACCTTTTCTAAAACTCCTAGAAAAAAAACAGCAGTGTAATAATCATTTTAGGGGTGTGAATGTGTCTTTTCCCTTCAGAAAGGTGAACaagacatacatacagtaccagtcaaaagtttagaCACAATAGAATGgggaaatgtgtccaaacttttgactggtactgtatgtgtgtgcatatagaGGTTtgtgtaccgtgtgtgtgtgtgtgtgtatgtgtgtgtgtataggttaGCCGTGCTATGTACGGTACCAGCTTCTGCAGAGCAGATGTTTTCCAGCAGCCGCATGGCCAGATCTTCCTGGTCTGACCTGAGGAAGGTGTGGCAGACGAAGCCTACAGACAGCCTGGCCTGCTGGCCCTGGTAGGGCTGGGTGAAGGCCCAGAGCATGTCCAGGTTGGGGCTGCCACGCAGCACATACAAACAATCGTctgcacaaatgcacacacagacagtgagcATCCAAACATTCATCCATCATTTGATCTATTTCAGTGTGGCCTTGTCAAGATGGTGCCAGTGTAAAATTGCCTTcatttttcatttgtgtgggacCGTACATATAAGGAtatgagtgcttgtgtgtgtgtgttcacggtcCTCACCTGCAGTGAAGTCTTTGTTCTGATAAATAAACTCTATGACCCCATTGGTCATGCCTCTTTTGCACATGCTCAGTGCGGCCTTACGAAGTACTCCACAGGATTTATAGATGATATGTGCCAGTGCCAAGCATGCATCGGCCATATACGGCTTCCTGTCGCCATGCTCACAGATGATATCTCCCAGAGCCTCGCTGTAAGTAAGTCTgagaaggaaaacaaacaacacagacTGTCCTAAACACTAAAACTGAACAACAAGACTGCAATCACTGGAAATACATTCCAGTACCATCACCATGTGTTGTAAAGTGCATCATTCATCATCAGTTTGGTTAACTGTTATTAATATGATGTAACTGTTACTGCTAGAATAAAACAGCCGATCCAGTCATTGACTTTTTCAGTGTTTCACTGATGACTATCAACACACGCAGACAGCACGCACACTCTTTTTGAACTTCAACGATCCATTCAGTATGTTGTTGGTACCTattctgagtgacccagtgtgTGACCAGCTCCACAAAGTTGTTTTCCAGGGCACAGCAGACCCCTTCCACTGACAGGGACTGGTCGGGCAGCTGTGTGCCAGCATGCGCTGAGATCATCAGGGCCtggaagaaaaggaggaggggaggcagctCTCCTTGGTACACTGTCACTGCTGGAGTGGGGTGAGATCGGGGTGGAAGGTGTAACGAAGGACAAAGATAAAGAAATTAAAAGAGGAAACTAAAAAAGCAGCTCCAGTGAACTTTAGCTATTGTTGTAGGAGTAGAAATAGACGGTATTCCATTTGTGAGGTTGTAACTATAGAGATACTTATTCTATCAATGTCCATACTGTTCAGTAATACCCATTTACCTTTGAACCTCTCCATAGTTTCTGTGTTCCTCAGAACTCCGTGAGGAGACTTTGCTGCGTGAAACGCTGCCGCTTCATACTCACCTGCTTCAAAGAGGTTAATAAATCTGCAGGGATCAAGATATGGATGACTTAGTCTGTAAAACATACACTGGTAAGACAGTACAGTTTTGGTCTGCTACGATACCTCTCAATGTAGTCCACCAGAAGCTCTGAGTCATTGACCTTACTTGGGTCATCCTCCTCAAACGCCATAGTGCTATGGCAGTCTGTGTCGCTCACTGCAATGgaaaatatattacataatAAGCCTAAATCTTGATTGGTTGCTGCTGTGTTTTCTTAAACCTCATCATAAGAATACCATAGCACACTAAATACAACTTTGGACTCTGCCATGGAACCAGACCTTTCAGTTTGGAGATGTCCTCCAGTTTTGAGGTGATGTACTCAAACAGAGGGACCGCCCTTCCTGTCTTCTCCCAGGTAATGAAGGCATCATTGAGATATTGTAGCTGTTTATATCTACAGAGACAATCGtcaatcaaatgtatttatctctgtatatatatatatattataatttgTACTTTCAAGGATCTGTCAATAAGGATAAAACTACTAAAAAAACGACTCCAGGATGTGACCTATTCCGGGACTGGAAGACTGACCGGATCTGAAGCCTCTCATTGTCCACAACCAGCTCATCCCTTTGGTCCAGGGCAATCCTCATCTTCTGGTCCAGGTCAGTTTTGACCTGCATAGACACGTACTGGCTCTTCCTCTTGCTTTGCAGATctgctttcttcttctccaggtACTCCAGATGTTTGGCCAGGGCCGCTGGATTCATTGACTCATCAAATGTCAGACCTGAgaggagacaaagagggaggCAAATCTGTACGAAATCATTGCTTCATCAAAATGTGCATTAGTGGATGCACATTTTATAAAAAAAGTCCATATAAAAGTCCTATAAAAGTCCATAATTCTTAGCAAATGAATGTGAGTGAGTTTCCATGCCTGGTATCTGCCCAACAGGCCGTAGAGTCTTGCTGCCGGAGGTCTTCAGCTGAATTGAGGGTCTCTTGTCTTTCCTAGAGTCCTGCTGTCTTCTTAGCTTAGCCTGAAGTTCGGCTGTGTCTCTCTGGATAATGGCAATCCTTGGGGAAAAAGAAGAACAACTTGTTGAAGAACACAATCAATCATAAGGTTAGCCACAgcccaaccctgaccctgtTTTTAGGGTTGGGGTTTAGGGGCTGGGCTACAGTTAGGATTAGAGTTCTAGACTTCCGTGACCTTTACCGTTGGTCTGGCCCTGCTACCAGACCTCCCCCAATCTCTCCCGTAGGCCGATATTTAAGGTTAGCCACAGCCCAACCACCAATCCCAATCCTGACCTCCCCCAATCACTAGCCTAGACTGATATTTCTTCCCCAGAccttttgaaaatattttttttttaaacctgagATAATATGGAGATGTCTGCTCTTTTCTAGCAAAAGTCTCAGGggggatacacattatatcaggccgttttttcacctgatataatgtgtatcccctccgtaaaaaataataatatatacagTAATAATCATTTGATGCAAGGATATACAGAACATAAATTAATAATATGTGGGCACTGTCTCACTTGCCTCTCCTGAAGCTGGAAAGCTCTCCTTTGGCAGTACATGAGGGATGTGGGCTGTGCCACTCTGGCCTTCAGTTTGCCTTGTGCCAACTTGGCTTTACAGTCACTTTTCATTATGGCACTAATGAAGCTATCGTATTCTTTTTTTATCGCAGTGAGAATGGTCTTGTAGGCTGTTGCATACTCAATAACCTGAATAAAATCAAAGCAAGGAAAGTTAAACATAATCTCAACCCTGAAATCTGAAAAAGAGAAGCCAGTAAAAATTTTTATAACTAACATTATGCTTGGATGTTGCATTTCTGTTGAGGTTTATAATGATAAAAGCTCAGTCAGTGATACACAGAAAGATAGAAAAGAAGGTACTTCGATACCTTATCAAATGCAGTACTGTAAATGATGTAGCGTTGTTCATCTGAGCCATTCTCTGGGCACTGAAGGTATTCCTTCTCACTTTGAATGTAGTCAGAGAGAGATTGCAAGAAGTTCTTGTCACTCACAGATGTGATGGGTGGCATGGCTTGGCATGGATGGTATAAATGTTCGTGTTTTTTAGTTCCAGACATAATCAGATTTAATTTAAAGTCCTTTCTTAGATAATAGGTTTAGCTCAACTTTGTAGCAGCCACCCCATGTTTATAACATCAGGTTGTTATGGCTACACCGAAGGG of Hypomesus transpacificus isolate Combined female chromosome 11, fHypTra1, whole genome shotgun sequence contains these proteins:
- the LOC124473943 gene encoding clathrin heavy chain linker domain-containing protein 1-like, yielding MNPAALAKHLEYLEKKKADLQSKRKSQYVSMQVKTDLDQKMRIALDQRDELVVDNERLQIRYKQLQYLNDAFITWEKTGRAVPLFEYITSKLEDISKLKVSDTDCHSTMAFEEDDPSKVNDSELLVDYIERFINLFEAGEYEAAAFHAAKSPHGVLRNTETMERFKAVTVYQGELPPLLLFFQALMISAHAGTQLPDQSLSVEGVCCALENNFVELVTHWVTQNRLTYSEALGDIICEHGDRKPYMADACLALAHIIYKSCGVLRKAALSMCKRGMTNGVIEFIYQNKDFTADDCLYVLRGSPNLDMLWAFTQPYQGQQARLSVGFVCHTFLRSDQEDLAMRLLENICSAEAGVLEKVIREDVACSGDSWGEIAGVCAQRNHPQLCQEIQAILLSLDGATRLSLGKEGAGRVEQVFM